One window of the Shewanella litorisediminis genome contains the following:
- a CDS encoding peptidylprolyl isomerase: MKWIIAALMLGMSNMTLAAKVDIQPDNLYPQVEMHTTMGKIVVELDRTRAPITVDNFLTYVVKGDYDNTIFHRIIPEFVVQGGGLNPKLEELPESAPIVNESGNGLSNAFGTIAMARENNPHSATRQFYFNVADNTKLDPSKRRWGYAVFGEVVEGREILEAMAVVPTEHNSKLNWPDVPVTQIVLKSAKLLPRK; encoded by the coding sequence ATGAAATGGATCATCGCAGCCCTGATGCTGGGTATGTCAAACATGACTCTGGCGGCCAAAGTGGACATTCAGCCAGACAACCTCTATCCCCAGGTTGAAATGCACACCACCATGGGCAAAATCGTGGTGGAACTCGACCGCACCCGCGCGCCAATAACCGTGGATAACTTCCTGACTTACGTTGTGAAAGGCGATTACGACAACACCATATTTCACCGCATTATTCCGGAGTTTGTGGTGCAGGGCGGTGGCCTTAACCCCAAACTGGAGGAGCTGCCCGAGTCGGCGCCTATCGTAAACGAGTCTGGCAATGGCCTGTCCAACGCCTTTGGCACCATCGCCATGGCAAGGGAGAATAATCCCCATTCAGCCACCCGCCAGTTCTACTTCAACGTGGCGGACAACACCAAGCTAGACCCTTCCAAGCGCCGCTGGGGCTATGCCGTATTTGGAGAAGTGGTTGAAGGACGCGAAATTTTGGAAGCCATGGCGGTGGTGCCCACAGAGCACAACAGCAAACTCAACTGGCCCGATGTACCTGTAACCCAAATCGTGCTCAAGTCAGCCAAATTGTTGCCAAGAAAATAA
- a CDS encoding porin family protein, protein MKLFSLSVMSTLIAMGIASAEVRAEVSPHIAGVNLGYGTQEYESRDGEHWDAGDGFKYDIWYRYMLSSHWGMELSYGQGTGGAYSAMFDVMSDVRELEYSNYRAAVYGQYNFSRGNSVYAKAGMAFSNITYDLDDSRIKEDAEGFFGAVGWQHRFHSGFGLGVEYQYTDLKQLEVQSVNIAFSWQF, encoded by the coding sequence ATGAAACTATTCAGTTTAAGTGTAATGAGTACACTGATAGCGATGGGTATTGCCAGTGCTGAAGTACGGGCTGAAGTCAGCCCTCACATCGCAGGGGTTAATCTGGGCTACGGTACTCAGGAATATGAAAGCCGTGATGGTGAGCACTGGGATGCCGGTGACGGATTCAAGTACGATATCTGGTACAGATATATGCTGAGCAGTCATTGGGGCATGGAACTCAGCTATGGCCAGGGGACTGGCGGTGCCTACAGCGCCATGTTCGATGTAATGTCGGATGTGAGAGAGCTTGAGTACTCCAACTACCGGGCCGCAGTGTATGGCCAATACAATTTCTCCCGTGGCAACAGCGTCTATGCCAAAGCGGGGATGGCCTTTTCCAATATCACATACGATCTGGATGACTCCCGCATCAAAGAAGACGCCGAAGGCTTTTTTGGCGCGGTCGGCTGGCAGCACAGATTCCACTCTGGTTTTGGACTGGGGGTTGAGTACCAGTACACAGATTTGAAACAGCTCGAAGTGCAGAGCGTTAATATCGCCTTTTCCTGGCAGTTTTGA
- a CDS encoding YajG family lipoprotein, giving the protein MKKSLAVLTAILTLSGCAGSPSNYLALSPDAPAIASSASGRIALSTQDARSTNNAVRITKGDEPAKLLGTGESPVIQLGNLFRQSFSNKGFQLDPAATNVLELKLERLQSDINETLLGYEAANEIIISAYARNEQQLFSKRYTAKGTMKGPLSLDLATLELEMNKLITQLAGDIVNDPELTQFLTQ; this is encoded by the coding sequence ATGAAGAAATCCTTAGCCGTATTGACTGCCATTCTGACCCTCAGCGGCTGCGCGGGCAGCCCTTCCAATTACCTGGCACTGAGCCCCGATGCTCCCGCCATTGCCAGCAGCGCCAGTGGGCGCATTGCCTTGAGCACTCAGGATGCCAGAAGCACCAACAACGCCGTGCGTATCACCAAAGGGGATGAGCCTGCCAAACTGCTGGGCACGGGTGAGTCGCCCGTGATTCAGCTGGGCAATCTCTTCCGCCAGTCTTTCAGTAATAAAGGCTTTCAGCTAGACCCGGCCGCCACCAACGTGCTTGAGCTGAAATTGGAACGTTTACAGTCAGATATCAATGAAACCTTGCTGGGTTACGAGGCCGCCAACGAAATTATCATCAGTGCCTATGCCCGTAACGAACAGCAGCTGTTCAGCAAGCGCTACACCGCTAAAGGCACCATGAAGGGACCGCTCAGCCTGGATCTGGCCACCCTGGAGCTGGAAATGAATAAGCTCATCACCCAGCTTGCCGGCGACATAGTCAACGACCCCGAACTGACCCAATTTCTGACGCAATAA